CAGCCTTAAACGATAATAACCCAGCAAAAACCAACGTACTAGACGTAGAAAAATCGATAAACCGATAGAGAATCTtcaaaaagaagagaaaaaaccctaaccctacgAAACCCTAGGGTAGAGAGAGGACTCCACAGAAAACGGGAGAGTTTTTCAGTTAATAATCTCTTTTTCTTGATTGTTGTATTTTCACAATTCCTGAGTTTGAGATTTTTGAACAGAAAGAATTAGTCATTTGAATTATAAGAATCTACTCAAACAAAAATTGGTCGTCTTTTTCTCTCTATAATTAGTTTCTGAATTTAACTTATTGTCttatttatatatcattttcTTCTATatcaatttcataaaataaattcgtGATTGAAAATTTTACTAAACCATTGAAGAAACTTTCAtcacagaaaaaaaaatattaaagaaacAGAAGGAAACATTTCTTTAACGATGTTAGTAGCGATTTGAAatgtaaattgtttaaaaatattattcatatatttaaattacatTATACAAAAAATGGGGACCATGGAAATGGATTTATCCCCAACAAATAAACGGGAATGAAAATTCCCCATAAAAACAGGGCCGGTCCAGGGAAGGTCAAGAAGCCAATGATCTCTAGTTCAGTTGGCTAAGGATTGAGGCATAAGTCCCAAGGGTTCTGAGTTCGAACCCTCTTGCGGacaaaaaggaagaaaaataagaagatTTATGGAGAAGACATCTGGAGCAGACTCACACGCCAGAAGCAGCGGCTGCGGCATCATTTCGTCATCTTGGCGAGCTCGGCGATGCATTACGTAAACGGTGTGGATGGATGGCGTGAATGACGAATTTGcacatatttataaaaagggtagtatgtatatatatagctTTGTTTGTAGCTTTGTAGATTTATAGCTTTGTTTGTAGTAGTAGTATGTAATATctatttctgttaaaaaaaaagaggGTCAAGAAGGACGACCCTACTCGacgaaaaacaaataaataaaaatatagaaaattgggaaatttttttattttattgggaAAATCGGCCTACCCtactcaaaataaaataaaataagaaacacATAATCTTGATTTGAGCCgttatttttctaatttgagCTCAATGCTCATGCCTCTGCTCCTCCTCATTCTACTTCATCAATGTCAACAACTTCAATTTCAAAACGAATCCTCCCCTTCCCTCCAAAACCCTTAGCCCCCCACACTCTCTCCACCTTCTCCACCGCCGCACCACCACCGTCCGATCACCACTGCTCCCCCATAGTCTCCGACATCACCTCCCTCTTAACCCACCACCGCTCCAAGTCCAGATGGACCTATCTCCGCTCCCTCATCCTCTCATCACCCACCAAAACCCTAACCCCCACTCACTTTTCCCAAATCACCCTCCAATTAAAATCAAATCCCCATCTTGCCCTCAATTTCTTCCACTTCACCCTCCATTCCAACCCATCTCTCTGCTCTCACGACCTCCATTCTCTATCAACCATCACCCATGTCCTCTCCCGCGCCCGGATGAAAACCCGGGCCGAGTCAGTCATCAGCTACGCTTTAAAGTCGAATGACCCAGTTAAGTTCTTTAAAATCTTGGCTGAGAGTTACAGAGAGTGTGATTCTGCACCTTTTGTATTTGATTTGTTGGTGAAATGTTGTCTTGAATTGAGAAAAATTGATGATGGGTTGAGAATTGTGAGGAAGTTGAGGACTTTTGGGATTAGTCCTTTGCTTGGTACTTGTAATTTGTTGGTTTTTAGTGTTTGTAAAGTTAAAGGGTGTTTTGTTGGTTATGGTGTTTTTAGAGAGGTTTTTGAGGAGAATGAGGAGGGGAAGGGTTTTGTGGTTAGGCCTAATGTGCATAGTTTTAATGATTTGATGATGGGGTTTTTTAAAGATTGCGAAACGGAGATGGTTGAGGAGATTTGGAGTGAAATGGAGAGGTTTGGATGTGTTCCAAATGGGTTTAGTTATTGTGTTTTGATGGCCGGTTTTGTTGAGGATGGGAAGATGGATAAAGCGGAGAACTTGTGGGAGGAAATGAGATTAAAGGGTGTGAAAGGCGATGTTATTGCTTATAATACTATGATCGGCGGGTTTTGTAAGATAGGTGAGATTGAGAAAGCTGAGCGGTTCTTTAGAGAAATGGAATCGAGCGGAGTGGAAAGTAGTTGTGTTACTCTTGAGCATTTGATTAATGGGTATTGTAGAGTAGGGGATGTAGATTCGGCAATGTTTGTGTTTAAAGATATGATCTTGAGAGATTTTAGAGCTGAAGGTGGTGTAATTGATGTATTGGTTAGAGGGCTTTGTGAGAAGAGAAGGGTTTCCGAAGCTTTGGAGATTATGATGAGCAATGCTTGTGTTGGTCCGAGTTGCACGAGTTATGAGTTGTTGATTAAGGGGTTGTGTGATGATGGAATGATGAATGAAGCATTGAAACTTCAGGCTAAGATGGTAGGGAAAGGTTTTGAACTAAACTCGGAGATTTATGATTCTTTTATTGATGGGTATTTGAAGCTAGGGAATGAGGAAATGGCAGCAAAATTGAGGAAGGAATTGTCTCAAATTCAAAAGCCGCCGGAAGAGTCCGCATAGCATAGTCTAGTGGTAAAAACATCATACTTCGATTCTTCCCTTCCGGTTAGCAATAAAAACATCAATCTGGAAGAGTCTCGATAGTCTAGTGgtaaaaatattgtatttgattCTTTTTCCACATGCATAGTCTCGTTGTAAAAACATTGTAATTCGATTCTTGGCTTTCTAGTgtagaaataaaacaaaatttggcTGGAAGAGTTTCCGCAGACATAGAGATGTCGTAGTTCGATTCTTCCTTCAAAAAAACGCATGGAAGATAGGTAGATTTGAATGATTTACATACTgcattttaagattttaatggATTTACATTCTGTATTTCACTTTGATTTGTGAAGAACCAAAATATCACAAGGAGGGCAGTAACCAGAGATTGAAGAGAGAAGAAGCCATAGACAGAAACCAAGACAAGAAAGCCATAGCAGCAGATATTTGAAATCTACCGCAAACTTTCCGAGGGCAGTATGAAGAATCTGAATGAAGCAAAAGATCCACAACACTAGCTGTTGAACATGCTGCAGCTAGTGTAAGAAGTGATAAAACCTGCTTCAAAATCAATCCAATATGTAAGTCAATTAATCACCAATAGTCAGTCATGTTTCTGATAAGTTATAGTATCAGTTTAATGCAACACATACCCAGTCTCCAACTATGATAATCACCACTATTCCTTGCTGTCTGATTGAGCATTTTACCAAAACTGAGTATCCATCCACTATTGCTAATGTCAAACTCCATGGGATTGCCAATCCCATCACTGTCACCAAGTATCTGCAATATAAAACATGTTCAAACTTCAGTTTCGACCTCTTTAAGAGGCTGCTTACAAAAACACCGAAACGGGATGTTATGAAGTATTGAAATTTCTTTAGTGTTTTCggaaacaaaaaatgaaatgcCGGCATCTAGTAACAGAATAGCCTTAATCAAAACCCAAAACCAACTATAAGTTGGTTGAACTTGCAGCTCTTAGGTTTCAAAATGGTTTTCCATGCTTGAAAGGTTAACACCACCGACAAAAAAATGAGGAAACAGCAAATCCCATTTGATCATATTCCATATTTAGATTGAATAAACATATCTGACAAAAACGCTGAGAGATTGATTACCGAAAGGCGGTGTAGCTGTAGAATTGAGCACCCAAAGCCATGAAAAACAGAGAAGCACCAGAAAAAATGGTCTGTCCCAGTCTCAAAGAGAAGCTAGCACTGGTCCCAACTGAGCCAGGTACTTCTTCCATGGCAACAACACTCTTTTTCGCATCGattcttctcttcttttcttattCGGATTGCCCCCTTCCTAAATGTCATCGTAACCAACCAAAAGAACTTGTCATCACCGCAAGATCAATCAAGCAAATGCAAATTTTGAGTCTTCCCGTTATTTATGATGCATCAAAGATTTATGAACATGCCAAAGTTGTTGAAATTAAACTATCAAGTACTAGAAGTTATACTATATGCCAAGAGAgattgattaaaattttaaatttttaaaaagaaaaagattgtcAAGAATAAAGAAAGTTGCTGGAAGAGAAATCTTGGAATCAAGCGGCAAATTTTAAGGTGAGAAGCTAAAAAAATTGTGGAGAGGTTATGATGTTTGATTTGTATGATTGGCTATAATTCATTCTTAAGTTTGCCTTAATTATTCTTATGTCATGCAATAATATAAGGATCTTGACCCTTggtcttctttttctttttcttttttggttgCTCATGGCTAATTGGTCGCACGTTGCTTCCTTTGTATATacaattttatgattttatatagaaaaatcGTCTCAAAAAGAAAATCTCTACtatgtaatataaaaaaataaaaattaagtagACTTAGTTCATCACGTTATTTGTGAAATAAACTTATCATATTATAACATATTATTGAAATAGTGGCACTgtcataatattactattcaaacgtgtagaaatttaataaacaaaattacgatagcaccactattttaatgatgtaTCATAATGTGAAAAATTTAGTTCATGAATAAAATGGTGGGCTGAGTCTGTTTAAGAAGTTCTCGTAGTATGAATATCATACTTTTTGCatgaaattataaatatgtttattttttatcttgCCATGTCAAGTAATGGATTATTGAAAATACAggaataattttgtttatattacgATATAACTTTTGTACGTTTGtgattctttatttatttatttatttgataattagGGAGGAGGAGCAATTGTAGGAATAATTAAACCCACGGCTTAACAATTCATCGTCAACGTTTATactatttgaattataatttattggttCATTTATGAGAAGGCAATTTGCAAGAATCGATAGCTAAATAGCTCAAAATATTTCAGtaattaaaaatcatatttttgaaTATCTTCTGATTTGATGAATAAAATGATGTGCTGACAATTAAATCCAGCTACAAAATAAGATCATGGCAAATCGGCCAAGTATCTTCTACTTTTCGAATCTAAGCTGGTGTCAAAATaagctaaatttagcacagattagagcatctccaatgggatgctactttttatgctaaatttagcatgaaaaaatggtaaaatacTATAAATAGCATAGCATTTTAAATactatttatagcattttaccacttt
This window of the Mercurialis annua linkage group LG5, ddMerAnnu1.2, whole genome shotgun sequence genome carries:
- the LOC126680481 gene encoding CASP-like protein 5C1 isoform X2, with protein sequence MEEVPGSVGTSASFSLRLGQTIFSGASLFFMALGAQFYSYTAFRYLVTVMGLAIPWSLTLAIVDGYSVLVKCSIRQQGIVVIIIVGDWVLSLLTLAAACSTASVVDLLLHSDSSYCPRKVCGRFQISAAMAFLSWFLSMASSLFNLWLLPSL
- the LOC126680471 gene encoding pentatricopeptide repeat-containing protein At2g15980; this encodes MSTTSISKRILPFPPKPLAPHTLSTFSTAAPPPSDHHCSPIVSDITSLLTHHRSKSRWTYLRSLILSSPTKTLTPTHFSQITLQLKSNPHLALNFFHFTLHSNPSLCSHDLHSLSTITHVLSRARMKTRAESVISYALKSNDPVKFFKILAESYRECDSAPFVFDLLVKCCLELRKIDDGLRIVRKLRTFGISPLLGTCNLLVFSVCKVKGCFVGYGVFREVFEENEEGKGFVVRPNVHSFNDLMMGFFKDCETEMVEEIWSEMERFGCVPNGFSYCVLMAGFVEDGKMDKAENLWEEMRLKGVKGDVIAYNTMIGGFCKIGEIEKAERFFREMESSGVESSCVTLEHLINGYCRVGDVDSAMFVFKDMILRDFRAEGGVIDVLVRGLCEKRRVSEALEIMMSNACVGPSCTSYELLIKGLCDDGMMNEALKLQAKMVGKGFELNSEIYDSFIDGYLKLGNEEMAAKLRKELSQIQKPPEESA
- the LOC126680481 gene encoding CASP-like protein 5C1 isoform X1, translating into MEEVPGSVGTSASFSLRLGQTIFSGASLFFMALGAQFYSYTAFRYLVTVMGLAIPWSLTLAIVDGYSVLVKCSIRQQGIVVIIIVGDWQVLSLLTLAAACSTASVVDLLLHSDSSYCPRKVCGRFQISAAMAFLSWFLSMASSLFNLWLLPSL